Genomic window (Cellulosilyticum lentocellum DSM 5427):
TACTTATTACTGTTTGCTCCAATGGTATTATGTCAGAAATCGCCTCAGGCACATTGCCAGGTATATACCCACTTGGAATCCATAATGAATTATCACCAGTTTCATTCCCACTTGGAAGTCTTAAATTAAGCCCAATAACATCATCAACATCAATTCTTACCAATCCACTGCCATCACTAAAATACCCGTTCGGAAAACCAAGTTCCTTTTCAATAATTGATATATCATCATTTGCGCTAAGCACTACCTCATCACAGTATTCTTTAGGTAATACGTTAATTCTTCTGCTTTCTTAGAAATAAGTTTGATAATCTCATGTACCTTATTATAAAGCTTACTATTACTAATAAGGTTCCATAGCTCATCACCTTTCTTGGTAAGAAAGTCAATAACATTATCTCCTTTTTTCGTAACAAACCTAACGGTATCGTCTCCGTATTTAAGAAGAATCTTTCCTACATCTTTGACCTTATCTACTATTTTACTAACATCTCCAATTTTATCAGTTAATTTAGCTATCTTTCCTACTATTTTTTCTCCTGTTGCTGCCCAACCTGCAAAAGGAATACATGCTGCAAAAGATAAACCCGCATTTAAATAGTCACCTCTCGCCAAGTAAATCAATCCATTAGCCGCATCTGCTATTTCTCCTGCTACTGGTATAAATCCTAGGATATCTAACACAAATTGTGCACCATCTAGTAGAATAACACCTGCCTTTTTTAAACCATTTATAATGTCATCCCTATGTTCAATAATATAATCAATGGTATCTCCTACTACTTGGCTAAATCGGTCTACTATGTTATTTATCCCATCTAGTAACTTCTCTCCAAAATCAGCTAGTGTATCTTTCGCTTTTTTAAAGAAGTTGCTTACTCCACTAGTAAAATCATCCCACTTATCCTTTACGCCACTGGCAAAGTTTATGACATTTCCTTTTACTTTTTCGGCAAAATCACTTACTTGGGTTCGGATATGTGTCACTGCATCTGACACATTTTCTTTAATATTTGACACCGTATCTTGAAACTTTTTGTTTATACCTGATATGGTAGCTGATAGGTCGAAATGGGTGACAAAGTCTGTAGCATCCTCTACTACATCCTTAATTTTATCTACTGCATCCTCCCATAGATTACCGATTTTATCTCCTATGCTTTCTTCTTGCTGACTAACAACCTTTGTACCAATATTCACACGTGTAATTACAGGCCTTCCCCCTAGACCATCTATACGTAATTTATTTTTATTAAGAAGCTCTTTAGCATCTTGTTCTGAAGAAGTATAAGCTCTTACTGCTTCAGTTAAACCCGTACTAATCTTATTACTTTTTTCTTCTAGCCTTTTTATGTACTGTTCTGTTTCACGTAATTTGTTCTGTATACTATAAACTTTACTTGTGACACTACTATAGTCTGAGTACTTACTTAAAATGCTGGATAGTTCGCTTTCTATGCGACTAGACCCACTCCTATATTTACTATAAATATTCTGCCCATAACGCCTGTAATCTCTAGACAAACTCATCAGTGCATCGGTTTGTACCTCGATTTCCCTCCCCATTTTATCCTCCTATTCTTTTAAGATAATCTTCTCTAATCATTGGCTAGAGAATTCCCTACAAAATATCTAGCTTTAATTATTTAAATCATTATACATTCAACCATAATCTTTAATCCTTCTTCTTAATTTTAGACTTATTATTTTAAATATTCTAACTTAATATTATTCTATTTTACTGAATTTTTCAATAACATTAATATTATTTGTACGATGCTATTATTTTTTTTCTCTAATAAAACTCAGCTACTTTTATGAGTCCTACTTTGGTATGTAGTTAACTGAATAAACCTTTTAAGCCTAGCATCCCCTAAGCATTCTGTAGGACAGTGCTATAGGTATGAAGTATTATTCTATCTACAAACCTTATGGGAGTCACTAAAATAGGCGTAAGCTCTGCGCTTACGCCTATTTATACTATTTTATTTCTTTTTGTTGTAAGTATTCATCTAATATCTTTTTTTCGAAACTATCTTCTGGTACAATATTTAGCTGCTCATATGCCCAATAGATTTCTCTCTCAAAATATCCAACATTTCTATCGATTTCATAACTATACTTTATTTTAAATTTATACTCCAAATCTAGTTTAAAAATCACTGCATACCATTTTTCTTCACCTGCATTTACAAATTCTAGCCATAACTCTTGAACAATCCCCATCAACTCCCTGATCAGTTTAAAAAAAATTTTGTGCTAACTCCATAATCATCTGGTATTTTCCCACCAGCTTTATATTCTTGTTCTTGAGATGTTTTATAGTAAAAACTCACCCCTCTAACATCTCTTAATTCCTCAGCATACATTACTATTTCGCTCCATTCAGAGGGAACAATTTCATCTAACCTATTCGCTATCTTACTGTAATAAGGTGCTAACTGACTCTCTGCTATCATAATTTCTCTCCTCAATTTTCAAATTCATGTAATCTCCATTTTCCATCACCAATTTTATACTGTACTTCAAAAGAGATTGGACGCTTAGATGACCCACTATAAATAGTCTCTATCTTAACTTGTACTTCTAGTGGCGGATTCTCACTTAAGGCCCTTGCCCAAGTATTTTCCATGTACTTCCAATCCCCACGATTTAAAGTAACATCCATCGGAACTAAATTATCCAAATCACCTGAACCCTCAAATATATTTGCTATTAAATGCCCTCCATCATCCGTAGTTAATCGATCTTCTCTTTCCTCAACTTTTTGATTATAAACATTTCGCTTACTTGTATTCTTTGTTAATGTTCCTTCTGCACTATCTATTCTTCCTAAACTATCCGTCTTGTACGTATGCCCTCCTGGTGTTGTATGCTCTATATTGGCTTTTAATTCTTTTCTTCCATTCTTACCTTTTATATACTGATCACCGTAATTAACTTTTGTCAACTTACCAATGTATTCACTCAGGCCTTCTAGCTCTTTTATTTCATCTACTGATAAATCTGCTTTTTTGTAGCTGAGTTCTGTTTCATCTTTAAGTTTTACTTTTAATATATCCCCTTCCTCCACTACTTTTTCTATATCCTTGAAGTCTATTTCTTTAAAGTTTTTCTCTATTAAATATCTATTCGAAATAAAACAAAATAGGCATAAGCACTGAACTTACGCCTATTAAGGCTGAACTACTCTTACTGTTCCTAATTCTTCTACATACATCACTACTTCGCGCCATTCATTAGGAATCAGCTCATCTAATTTACCAACCATATTGTTATAGTGCTTCCTTAATCTATTTTCACCTAACGCTCCTTTCCACTAGAGAATATGAATTGTTTTTAGATATTCCTTTATAACTAGTCTCAATAATAGGATTTATATGTCTATATAGTAAATATGTATTTCTATAGCAGCACAATAGACTTTCCCTTTTTCTAAAATATTT
Coding sequences:
- a CDS encoding DNA/RNA non-specific endonuclease; this encodes MEEGDILKVKLKDETELSYKKADLSVDEIKELEGLSEYIGKLTKVNYGDQYIKGKNGRKELKANIEHTTPGGHTYKTDSLGRIDSAEGTLTKNTSKRNVYNQKVEEREDRLTTDDGGHLIANIFEGSGDLDNLVPMDVTLNRGDWKYMENTWARALSENPPLEVQVKIETIYSGSSKRPISFEVQYKIGDGKWRLHEFEN